The genome window CACCTGGACGCGGCCGGTGCCGAGCGTGGCCGGGTCGGCCACCCGCCACTCGACCGCCGCCGCGTAGCCGCCGCTCCACCCGCCCGGGATGACCATCTCCGGCAGGTCCAGCGGCACGACGGGGTCGGAGGCGACGCCGGCGACCTGCCCGGTGTCCGACCGGGCCGAGCGCCACGCCCGCGCCGTCGCCGCGACCCGGCCGCCGGAGGTGAGCTCGGCCGAGACCAGCTCCACCGATCTGCCAGGACGCAGGAGCTCGGCGCGCAGCCCGACCTCGCCGACCGGGACCGGGCCCATGACGTCGACGCTCACCCGGCGCAGCGCGACGCCTGCCCCGGGCGAGCACGACTCCAGCTCGCGCACCAGCAGCGCCGCGACCGGACCGAGGTGCTGGGCCTGGTCCGACCAGGGCCCCGCGGTGTGCCCGGTCGCCAGGTAGCGGTCCTCGCCCACCGGTTCGTAGAACACCTCACCGGCCACTCGTTCGCCGCCTCTCAGTCGGTGCGGTCCAGCACCGTCTCCGGTCCGGGGTCCGGCTCCGGCCAGCCGGGGTAGGGCGGCGGGGTCCCGCCGAAGGCCGGGCACAGCGGCTTGTGGTCGCAGTAGTCGCACAGCCTGCTCGGGTTCGGCCGGAAGTCACCGGTGCGGCCCGCCTTGAGGATGGCCTGCCAGATGGCCTCCAGAGTCCGCTCGAAGCGCCGCAGCTCGGCCTCGTCGGGGGTGTAGGCCAGCGACTGCTTGTCCGAGAGGTACATCAGCAGCAGCTGCCGGGGGATCTCACCCCGGGTGCGCCACAGCACCAGGGCGTAGAACTTCATCTGGAACATCGCCTTGGCCTCGCCGATCTCGCGCGGCGCGGCACCGGTCTTGTAGTCGACCAGCCGGATCTCCCCGGTGGGTGCGACGTCGACGCGGTCGATGAAGCCGCGTAGCAGCACGCCCGACTCCAGCTCGGTCTCCACCCGCAGCTCGCAGGCCTCCGGCTCCAGGCGGCGCGGGTCCTCCAACTCGAAGTAGGAGTCCAGCAGGGCGTTGGCCGAGTCCAGCCACCCGGCCAGCTCGGGATCGTCGGCCCCGTCGAACAGCGCGCCGAGCCCGGGCTCGGCGGCCAGCAGGTCCTCCCAGGCCGGCGCCAGCAGCGCGCGGGCCCGCTCCGGGCCGCGCTCGGCGGTGGGCAGCGAGAACAGCCGCTCCAGCACCGAGTGCACCACGGTGCCGCGCACCTGCGCCCTGGTCGGGGTCTCGGGCAACCGGTCCACCGCGCGGAACCGGTAGAGCAACGGGCACTGCTTGAAGTCCCCCGCCCGGGACGGCGAGAGCGCCGGCCGCCGGACGCCTGCCGGCTGCTGAGGTGCGGTTTCCGCCTGCGAGTCGACCATGGTCCCAGACCCTAGATGAGCTGCCCGACACGCTTGACGGCGTGCCGGGTCACGACCCGGTCACCTCCGCCGTTCTACGCTGCGCCCATGGCGACCACGTCCGGACGGGGCCGAGCGCGGCACGGCGAAGGAGGGCTCCTGCTGTGCCGGGTCGCCGGCGTGCCGGTGCTGCTGTCGCCGTCGTGGTGGGTGGGTGCGGCGGTGGTCGTCCTGCTCTACACGCCGCTGGTGGGCCGTCTGCTGCCCGGTGCGACGAGCCTGACCAGCGGGCTGGTCGCGGCCGCTTTCACGGTGCTGCTGGCGCTTTCGGTCCTGCTGCACGAGCTCGGGCACTGCGTGGTCGCGCTGCGCCTCGGACTGCCGGTGCGCCGCGTGCGGCTGTTCCTGCTCGGCGGGATCACCGAGATCTCCAGGACACCGCCCAGACCCGGCCAGGAAGGCGTCGTCGCGGTCGCCGGACCGGCGGTGTCGATCGCGCTGGCCGGGCTCACCGGCGTCGGCTGGCTGGCACTGCCGCCGGGCGGGGCGGTGTGGCTGCTGGTCGCCCAGACCTGCGTGGCCAACCTCGCGGTGGGTCTCTTCAACCTGCTGCCCGGACTGCCACTCGACGGCGGGCGGATGCTGCGGGCGCTGACCTGGGCTGTGACCGGACGGCGGCACGCGGGTACGACCGCGGGGGTCGTCGGCGCCGGAGCCGTCGCGGTGGGGCTGATCGTGTGGGCGCTGGTCGGGCTGCTGGGCAACGCCGAGGACCAGTGGCTGCGACTGGGCGTGTGCGTGCTGCTGGCCTGGTTCGTCGTCGCCGGGGCCGGCTCCGAGCACAACGCGGAGCAGCGCAGGCACTGGCCGGACGGGCTGCGGCTGGAGGAGCTGGTCCGCCCGGTGCTGCAACTGCCCGCCGAGAGCCCGGTGCGCGACGCGCTGGTCGCCGCCGCGGGCCGCGGCGTGGTGCTGGTGCGCGCCGACGGCCTGGCCGTCGGGCTGCTCGACGAGACCGCGGCCGAGCGGCTGGCCGCCCACGCGCCGCTGGAGCCCGCGGAGCGGGCGTCGGAGCCGGTCGGCCCGGACACCATCCTGCTCGCGGGCGAGCCGCCCGAGGCGGTCCTCGAACGTGTGCAGTCGGTACTGGCCTGGCAGTTCCTGGTCCTCGACGCCGACGGCAGGCCCAACGGAGTCCTGCGCCGCGAGGATCTGCGCAGCGCGCTGCACGCGCACGCACGGCGCGGGTGAGCGAGGAAGCGCCGGGTCCTTCTGGGACGATGGTCCGCCGTGCCCGCCGGTCGGCGGACAGACATCCAGGAGGTTAGACGCGAGTGAGCACCGTCAGCGGTGAGTTCCGGCCGGGCGACCGGGTCCAGTTGACCGACCCGAAGGGACGGCACTACACCGTCGTCCTGCAGGCCGGCGGCGAGTACCACACCCACCGCGGCGCGCTCGCCCACGACGACCTGATCGGCAGCCCGGAGGGCTCGGTGGTCACCTCCGCGGGCGGCACCTCGTTCCTGGCCGTGCGGCCCCTGCTCGCCGACTACGTGCTCTCGATGCCGCGCGGGGCGCAGGTCATCTACCCCAAGGACGCCGCGCAGATCCTCATGTGGGGCGACATCAGGCCCGGTGCGCGGGTACTGGAGGCCGGTGCGGGCTCCGGGGCGCTGACCTGCTCGCTGCTGCGCGCGGTGGGGGACGGGGGCAGCGTCATCTCCTACGAGGTCCGCGAGGACCACGCCGAGCACGCCGAGCGCAACGTTCGCAAGTTCTTCGGCGACGTGCCCGCGAACTGGTCCCTGCGCGTCGGCGACGTCAAGGACTACGACGGCGGTCAGGTCGACCGGGTGGTGCTGGACATGCTCTCGCCATGGGACGTGCTCGACACGGTGTTCGACAACCTCGTGCCCGGTGGGGTGCTGGTGGTGTACGTGGCCACCACCACCCAGCTCTCGCGGGTGACCGAGGCCATCCGGGAGCAGCAGTGCTGGACCGAGCCGCAGGCGTGGGAGACGCTGGTCCGGCCGTGGCACGTGGTCGGCATGGCGGTCCGCCCGGAGCACCGGATGGTCGCCCACACCGCGTTCCTGCTGGTCACGCGCAGGCTGGCGGACGGCGTGACCCCGCCGAGGCCCCAGCGCAGGCCGAGCAAGGGCTGAGCCGGGCGGGCGCCGATGCGAAACGGCCCGCCCCGGCTTCACGCCGGGACGGGCCGCTCGGACCGCTTCGGGTCACTGCTCGAGCTTGCAGAGCTTCCACTGTCCGTCCTCGACGGACAGGCCCATGGTCTGCTCGACCGGGTGGGCCACCCCGTCCTCGACGTAGGTGCCCGAGATCTTGGCGGTGGCCTGCTCACCCTGCTCGGTGACCTGGCCGAGGCGGATGTCGAACTGCCACGGTTCCAGCTGGTTGAGGGCCGACTTGAGCTGCTGGTGGTTGGCCTGGCACAGGTTGCCGGCCAGCCACGCGAAGTCGTGGGCGTTGACCTTGTCCACGACCACCTGGGCGGCCGGCCTGGCCTCGCCCGGGCCGCCGCCCATGAAAAAGAACAGCCCGGCGGCCACCCCGCCCGCCACGACCACCGCGCCCACGCCACCCAGGATCCAGGGCAGCTTCGACTTCCTGCGGGGCGGCTCGACGTCGGCGAAACCACCCGGTTCCTGGATCCAGCTCCCCGGACCGAACTCCCCGCCCCAGTCAGGCGCCTGTGGCGGCGTCTGCTGCCCGAACGCCGGTACCTGCTGCGTGGGCTGCGCCTGCTGCCCGGGCTGGCCCCAGCCGGTGTGCTGGTTGCCGTACCAGGCCGGCTGCTGCTGCGGTTGCTGCGGTGGCTGCTGCGGGCCCTGGGCGGGAATCCCGCCGCCGCCCGCGGGTTGCTGGCCCCACCCGCCTGGACCTGGCTGTTGCGGCGGATAGGTCATTGCACGTCCTCCCCCGAGTGATTCCGGTGTCAAGGGCGCCGTCCGGTGTGCACGGCGGGCGTAAGTAGACCAGAGCGCGCCGAGGGCGGTGTGGGGAGTGGACGATTTGGCACCGAATCGTTCTCCGGAACGTCACCGGCCCGCGGCGGCCGCCGTGCTCGGCGGGTCCCGCTCGACGGGGTTGTTCCAAATGATGGGAGAAGTTCCGGGTTGCTCACGGTGGGCGCGCGGGCAATGACACCCGGTTGCCGGAGTCGTACACCCGGATGCCACAGCGGGTCGCCAAGGGGCGTGGCGCAACGCCGAACATGCCCGTCTGCCACGGGGTATCCGCGCCGCCGGGGCGCCCCGGGCCGCACCGAACGGACCATGATCATCGACACAGCGTGGTCGCCGGAGGCCGGCTGCAGGCGGTCGCGGCGGTACCAACCCGGCGTCATTCATGTGAGTTCGCCGATTTGTGTGGCACTCTGGGCGATCCGGCGGGCAATCACGACGCCGCCGTCGTCGGTGATCGCCGGTACCGTGGTGGTACGAGCACGGGAGGAGGGTGCCGACATGCAGCACGACCGTCCCGGCAGCCGGCCTGAGGAGGGCGGCGAGCAGCAGATCGGTGGAGATGCCGAGCTCAACAGCCAGATTCGTCTTCTCGAGGACGAGGTGGCCCTGCTGCGCCGAAAGCTCAACGAGTCCCCTCAGCAGGTCCGGTTGCTGGAAAAGCGGCTGGCCGAGGCATCCGAGAGAGTGAGCCAGCTCACCGAACGGAACGCCAAACTCACCGAAACTCTGAAGGAAGCGCGCAGCCAGCTCATGGCCCTGCGCGAGGAAGTCGACCGCCTCGCCCAGCCTCCGAGCGGCTACGGGGTGTTCCTGCACGCCTACGAGGACAGCACGGTCGACGTGTTCACCTCAGGCCGCAAGATGCGGGTCTCGGTGTCGCCCAACGTGACCACCGAGGACCTGCGGCTCGGTCAGTCGGTGCGGCTGAACGAGGCGCTGACCGTGGTGGAGGCGGGCGCGTTCGAACAGACCGGTGAGGTGTGCACCTTCCGGGAGCTCCTGCCCGTCGACGCTGCGAACCAGAGTCCAAGGGCCCTGGTGCTCGGGCACACCGACGAGGAACGCGTGGTGTGGCTGACCGAGCCGCTGGCCGAGGGCACGCTCAAGGCCGGCGACTCGGTGCTGGTCGACAGCAAGGCGGGCTACGCCTACGACCTCGTCCCCAAGGCCGAGGTCGAGGACCTGGTGCTGGAAGAGGTGCCCGACGTCGGTTACAACGACATCGGTGGTCTGGGCAACCAGATAGAGCAGATCCGCGACGCGGTGGAGCTGCCGTTCCTGCACTCCGACCTCTACGTCGAGTACCAGCTGCGGCCGCCGAAGGGCGTCCTGCTCTACGGCCCTCCGGGCTGCGGCAAGACGCTCATCGCCAAGGCGGTGGCCAACTCGCTGGCCAAGAAGGTCGCCGCCTCGCGGGGCGACGACGACGGGCAGGCCAAGTCCTACTTCCTGAACATCAAGGGTCCCGAACTGCTCAACAAGTTCGTGGGCGAGACCGAGCGGCACATCCGGCTGATCTTCCAGCGGGCCAGGGAGAAGGCCTCC of Saccharopolyspora erythraea contains these proteins:
- a CDS encoding RecB family exonuclease yields the protein MVDSQAETAPQQPAGVRRPALSPSRAGDFKQCPLLYRFRAVDRLPETPTRAQVRGTVVHSVLERLFSLPTAERGPERARALLAPAWEDLLAAEPGLGALFDGADDPELAGWLDSANALLDSYFELEDPRRLEPEACELRVETELESGVLLRGFIDRVDVAPTGEIRLVDYKTGAAPREIGEAKAMFQMKFYALVLWRTRGEIPRQLLLMYLSDKQSLAYTPDEAELRRFERTLEAIWQAILKAGRTGDFRPNPSRLCDYCDHKPLCPAFGGTPPPYPGWPEPDPGPETVLDRTD
- a CDS encoding site-2 protease family protein, which encodes MATTSGRGRARHGEGGLLLCRVAGVPVLLSPSWWVGAAVVVLLYTPLVGRLLPGATSLTSGLVAAAFTVLLALSVLLHELGHCVVALRLGLPVRRVRLFLLGGITEISRTPPRPGQEGVVAVAGPAVSIALAGLTGVGWLALPPGGAVWLLVAQTCVANLAVGLFNLLPGLPLDGGRMLRALTWAVTGRRHAGTTAGVVGAGAVAVGLIVWALVGLLGNAEDQWLRLGVCVLLAWFVVAGAGSEHNAEQRRHWPDGLRLEELVRPVLQLPAESPVRDALVAAAGRGVVLVRADGLAVGLLDETAAERLAAHAPLEPAERASEPVGPDTILLAGEPPEAVLERVQSVLAWQFLVLDADGRPNGVLRREDLRSALHAHARRG
- a CDS encoding thioesterase family protein — protein: MAGEVFYEPVGEDRYLATGHTAGPWSDQAQHLGPVAALLVRELESCSPGAGVALRRVSVDVMGPVPVGEVGLRAELLRPGRSVELVSAELTSGGRVAATARAWRSARSDTGQVAGVASDPVVPLDLPEMVIPGGWSGGYAAAVEWRVADPATLGTGRVQVWARLRMPLVAGEEPSSLQRLLAIADSASGVSSSISMAEWSFANTDLTVHVHREAAGEWIGMDAESAVGADGAGVASSVLRDVRGPVGRGAQSLFISPR
- a CDS encoding tRNA (adenine-N1)-methyltransferase; translated protein: MSTVSGEFRPGDRVQLTDPKGRHYTVVLQAGGEYHTHRGALAHDDLIGSPEGSVVTSAGGTSFLAVRPLLADYVLSMPRGAQVIYPKDAAQILMWGDIRPGARVLEAGAGSGALTCSLLRAVGDGGSVISYEVREDHAEHAERNVRKFFGDVPANWSLRVGDVKDYDGGQVDRVVLDMLSPWDVLDTVFDNLVPGGVLVVYVATTTQLSRVTEAIREQQCWTEPQAWETLVRPWHVVGMAVRPEHRMVAHTAFLLVTRRLADGVTPPRPQRRPSKG
- a CDS encoding Rv0361 family membrane protein, translating into MTYPPQQPGPGGWGQQPAGGGGIPAQGPQQPPQQPQQQPAWYGNQHTGWGQPGQQAQPTQQVPAFGQQTPPQAPDWGGEFGPGSWIQEPGGFADVEPPRRKSKLPWILGGVGAVVVAGGVAAGLFFFMGGGPGEARPAAQVVVDKVNAHDFAWLAGNLCQANHQQLKSALNQLEPWQFDIRLGQVTEQGEQATAKISGTYVEDGVAHPVEQTMGLSVEDGQWKLCKLEQ
- the arc gene encoding proteasome ATPase; translated protein: MQHDRPGSRPEEGGEQQIGGDAELNSQIRLLEDEVALLRRKLNESPQQVRLLEKRLAEASERVSQLTERNAKLTETLKEARSQLMALREEVDRLAQPPSGYGVFLHAYEDSTVDVFTSGRKMRVSVSPNVTTEDLRLGQSVRLNEALTVVEAGAFEQTGEVCTFRELLPVDAANQSPRALVLGHTDEERVVWLTEPLAEGTLKAGDSVLVDSKAGYAYDLVPKAEVEDLVLEEVPDVGYNDIGGLGNQIEQIRDAVELPFLHSDLYVEYQLRPPKGVLLYGPPGCGKTLIAKAVANSLAKKVAASRGDDDGQAKSYFLNIKGPELLNKFVGETERHIRLIFQRAREKASEGTPVIVFFDEMDSIFRTRGSGVSSDVETTIVPQLLSEIDGVEGLENVIVIGASNREDMIDPAILRPGRLDVKIKIERPDAESAKDIFSKYLTRQLPIHEEDLKEFGGDQASCVEAMIQTTVERMYAETDENRFLEVTYANGDKEVLYFKDFNSGAMIQNIVDRAKKAAIKAVLETGQPGLRVQHLQDAIIDEFAENEDLPNTTNPDDWARISGKKGERIVYIRTLVSGKNQESGRAIDTATNTGQYL